A region from the Nostoc sp. HK-01 genome encodes:
- a CDS encoding putative oxidoreductase, with amino-acid sequence MIKIAVIGVGRWGVHLLRNFLAHPQVNVVAVVDPHTERLTAVKQQFNLDESVLLTTQWTALKEIPDLTAVAIATPATTHYHLIKDALQQGYHVLAEKPLTLDPKECEELCYLAELQQLILMVDHTYLFHPAVTAGKAVVTAGKLGELRYGYASRTHLGPVRQDVDALWDLAIHDIAIFNNWLGQIPVKVQATGTVWLQTKENSPSGLADLVWVTLTYPNNFQAYIHLCWLNPDKQRRLAVVGSLGSLIFDEMSPAAPLTLLHGEFERQENYFLPVNQSREVVELQPGEPLQQVCDRFIQSILQNQPPVVSSGWVGAELVKILAALTTSLNQGGQPVFLTTI; translated from the coding sequence ATGATTAAAATCGCAGTTATTGGGGTTGGGCGTTGGGGCGTACATTTACTGCGGAATTTTTTAGCGCATCCCCAAGTTAATGTAGTCGCAGTCGTAGATCCTCATACAGAAAGATTAACAGCCGTCAAGCAGCAATTTAACTTGGATGAGAGCGTATTATTAACAACTCAGTGGACAGCCTTAAAAGAAATCCCAGATTTGACAGCAGTAGCGATCGCCACCCCAGCTACAACTCATTATCATTTAATCAAAGATGCTCTCCAGCAGGGATATCATGTTTTAGCCGAAAAGCCTTTAACTTTAGACCCCAAAGAATGTGAGGAACTTTGCTATTTAGCAGAGTTACAGCAGTTAATCTTGATGGTTGATCATACCTATTTATTTCACCCAGCGGTTACAGCCGGAAAAGCAGTAGTAACCGCTGGTAAATTAGGTGAATTACGTTATGGCTATGCTTCTCGCACTCATTTAGGGCCAGTCCGCCAAGATGTTGATGCACTATGGGACTTAGCGATTCATGATATTGCAATTTTTAATAACTGGTTGGGTCAAATACCTGTAAAGGTGCAAGCAACGGGAACAGTTTGGTTGCAAACTAAAGAAAACTCCCCATCTGGTTTAGCAGATTTAGTTTGGGTGACGCTGACATACCCAAATAACTTTCAAGCATACATTCACCTATGCTGGCTCAACCCAGATAAACAAAGACGATTAGCCGTTGTGGGTAGTCTTGGTAGTTTAATCTTTGATGAAATGTCTCCTGCTGCACCGTTAACTTTATTACATGGTGAGTTTGAACGTCAGGAAAATTATTTTCTCCCTGTGAATCAAAGCCGAGAGGTAGTGGAATTACAGCCAGGAGAACCTTTACAACAAGTGTGCGATCGCTTTATTCAATCTATACTCCAGAATCAACCTCCAGTTGTCTCATCGGGTTGGGTAGGTGCAGAGTTAGTCAAAATTTTGGCTGCTTTAA